The proteins below are encoded in one region of Telopea speciosissima isolate NSW1024214 ecotype Mountain lineage chromosome 10, Tspe_v1, whole genome shotgun sequence:
- the LOC122641795 gene encoding chlorophyllase-1, chloroplastic-like, which translates to MALLQVKPSLSTAITTTRSVFETGKYEVKPISVDSGDLSIASPPPPKSLLVFTPLKEGTYPVLLFLHGFALYNSFYSKLLTHIASHGYISIAPQLYNPLLPTASGCDEINYAAEVTNWFSKGLQSLLPENITADLTKLALTGHSRGGKAAFALALGTYAKTSLSFSVLIGIDPVAGKSKDNQVEPKILTYKEESLNLGIPVMVVGTGLGDKKKNVLFCACAPKEVNHEEFFKECKPTKGHMVATNYGHMDMLNDDPSGIIGWFSEISCKNGSGSRELMRKCVGGIVVATLKAYLGSDTTDLKAIVDDPTIAPITLDSVVLDEA; encoded by the exons atggcCCTATTGCAAGTTAAGCCCAGTTTGAGCACTGCAATTACCACAACTAGAAGTGTCTTTGAAACAGGAAAGTATGAAGTGAAGCCCATAAGTGTAGATAGTGGGGATTTATCAAttgcttctcctcctcctcccaagtCATTGTTAGTATTCACACCACTGAAAGAAGGCACTTACCctgttctcctctttcttcatGGCTTTGCTCTCTATAATTCCTTTTACTCAAAGCTTCTCACACATATAGCTTCCCATGGATATATATCTATCGCTCCCCAG CTATACAATCCCCTGTTACCGACTGCTTCGGGCTGTGACGAGATAAACTATGCGGCTGAGGTCACAAACTGGTTTTCCAAAGGCCTTCAATCGTTGCTTCCTGAAAATATTACTGCAGATCTCACCAAGCTTGCACTTACAGGCCATAGCAGAGGTGGCAAAGCAGCTTTCGCCCTCGCATTAGGAACTTATGCTAAGACATCACTTAGCTTTTCTGTGTTAATAGGAATAGACCCAGTTGCAGGAAAAAGTAAAGATAATCAAGTGGAACCAAAAATCCTTACCTACAAAGAAGAATCTCTCAATCTTGGAATCCCAGTAATGGTGGTGGGAACAGGGTTGGGAGATAAAAAGAAGAATGTCTTGTTCTGTGCTTGTGCTCCTAAGGAAGTGAATCATGAGGAGTTCTTCAAGGAATGTAAACCCACTAAGGGTCATATGGTGGCTACTAATTATGGTCATATGGATATGTTAAATGATGATCCATCAGGCATTATTGGATGGTTTTCAGAGATTAGCTGCAAGAATGGAAGTGGTTCCAGAGAGCTAATGAGAAAATGTGTTGGTGGGATTGTTGTTGCAACCTTAAAAGCTTATTTGGGGAGTGACACTACAGATCTTAAGGCCATTGTTGATGATCCAACCATTGCTCCTATAACACTTGATTCAGTTGTGTTAGATGAAGCATGA